In the genome of Pseudomonas protegens, one region contains:
- a CDS encoding SulP family inorganic anion transporter, whose product MIAIREAWKAGLLGRAHWARNLVSGVIVGVVALPLAMAFAIASGVKPEQGIYTAIVGGLLVSLFGGSRLQIAGPTGAFIVILAGVTAQYGVDGLQLATMMAGVILFLLGISRLGALIKFIPDPVILGFTAGIGVIIWVSQWKDFFGLPAAQGEHFHQKLWHLLQSLPGLHPATTLLALLSLGLLLWLPKIPWLKRLPAPLVAMTLATALQSLFQFDGVATIGSAFGGIPQGLPSLQLPQISLPRILDLIGPAFAIAMLGAIESLLSAVVADGMAGTRHDSNQELIGQGIANLATPLFGGFAATGAIARTATNIRNGATSPLAGIVHAGVLTLIILFLAPLAANIPLCALAAILFVVAYNMSELHHFKRMLQRAPRADVAILLCTFVLTVFSDLVIAVNIGVILAMLHFLRRMASSVEVQQVVGEDLENELRGKGRGPLPPGVLIYTIEGPLFFGAAETFERALAQTHSDPRLLIIRLKHVPFMDITGLQTLEEVIGQLHKRGIVVKLCEANLKVHAKLERVGILHAIGAQNYHRDLSSALPPL is encoded by the coding sequence ATGATTGCCATACGCGAGGCCTGGAAAGCCGGGCTGCTGGGACGCGCCCACTGGGCCCGCAACCTGGTGTCCGGGGTGATTGTCGGCGTGGTGGCCCTGCCCCTGGCCATGGCCTTCGCCATCGCCTCCGGGGTCAAGCCCGAACAGGGGATCTACACCGCCATCGTCGGCGGCCTGCTGGTGTCGCTGTTCGGTGGCAGCCGCTTGCAGATCGCCGGGCCCACCGGGGCCTTTATCGTGATTCTCGCCGGGGTCACCGCCCAGTACGGGGTCGACGGCCTGCAACTGGCGACCATGATGGCCGGCGTCATTCTGTTCCTGCTGGGCATCAGCCGCCTCGGCGCCCTGATCAAATTCATCCCCGATCCGGTGATTCTCGGTTTCACCGCCGGCATCGGGGTGATCATCTGGGTCAGCCAGTGGAAGGACTTCTTCGGTTTGCCCGCAGCCCAGGGCGAGCATTTTCACCAAAAGCTCTGGCACCTGTTGCAGTCCCTGCCCGGGCTGCACCCGGCCACCACCCTGCTGGCCCTGCTCAGCCTCGGACTGTTGCTGTGGTTACCGAAGATCCCCTGGCTCAAGCGCCTGCCCGCGCCGCTGGTGGCAATGACCCTGGCCACCGCCCTGCAGTCGCTGTTCCAGTTCGACGGCGTGGCCACCATCGGCAGCGCCTTTGGCGGCATTCCCCAGGGCTTGCCGAGCCTGCAACTGCCACAGATCAGCCTGCCACGGATACTGGACCTGATTGGCCCGGCCTTCGCCATCGCCATGCTCGGGGCCATCGAGTCGCTGCTGTCGGCGGTGGTCGCCGACGGCATGGCCGGCACCCGCCACGATTCCAACCAGGAACTGATCGGCCAGGGCATTGCCAACCTGGCCACGCCGCTGTTTGGCGGCTTTGCCGCCACCGGCGCCATCGCCCGCACCGCCACCAACATCCGCAACGGAGCCACCAGTCCCCTGGCCGGCATCGTCCATGCCGGGGTGCTGACGCTGATCATCCTGTTTCTCGCCCCGCTGGCAGCCAATATTCCGCTGTGTGCCCTGGCCGCGATCCTGTTCGTGGTGGCCTACAACATGAGCGAACTGCACCACTTCAAGCGCATGCTGCAGCGCGCGCCCCGGGCGGACGTGGCGATCCTGCTGTGCACCTTTGTGCTGACAGTGTTCAGCGATCTGGTGATCGCGGTGAATATCGGGGTGATCCTGGCGATGCTGCATTTCCTGCGGCGCATGGCCTCCTCGGTGGAGGTGCAACAGGTGGTGGGTGAAGACCTGGAAAACGAACTGCGCGGCAAAGGCCGCGGCCCCCTGCCGCCGGGGGTGTTGATCTACACCATCGAAGGCCCCCTGTTCTTTGGCGCGGCGGAAACCTTCGAACGGGCACTGGCCCAGACCCATAGCGATCCCAGGCTGCTGATCATCCGCCTCAAGCATGTGCCGTTCATGGATATCACTGGGCTGCAGACCCTGGAGGAAGTGATAGGTCAGCTGCACAAGCGCGGGATTGTGGTGAAACTGTGCGAGGCCAACCTGAAGGTTCATGCCAAGCTTGAGCGCGTGGGTATCCTGCACGCCATTGGCGCGCAGAACTATCACCGCGACTTGAGCAGCGCACTACCCCCCCTGTAG